In the Centroberyx gerrardi isolate f3 chromosome 9, fCenGer3.hap1.cur.20231027, whole genome shotgun sequence genome, one interval contains:
- the pdcb gene encoding phosducin b gives MSGRVLEMEETATHTGPKGVINDWRRFKLESMDQENLPPAKRELLRQMSSPHKPKDECRAGLNRKMSVQEYELLKEEDDVCIKKYRKQCMQEMHDKLSFGPKFEGVHDLDSGEAFLEVIEKEHHSTVVMVHIYKDGVKGCEELNNCLDCLATEYTTVKFCRIDAVASGASERFSDEVLPTLLVYKAGELLGNFLACTQHLNEEFFATDVEAFLNGYGLLPEKELPTLGDEEENDVE, from the exons ATGTCTGGCAGAGTGCTGGAAATGGAAGAGACTGCAACCCACACAG GTCCAAAAGGAGTGATCAATGACTGGAGGCGGTTTAAGCTGGAAAGTATGGACCAGGAAAACTTGCCACCCGCTAAGAGGGAACTGCTGAGACAGATGTCCTCCCCACACAAGCCCAAAGACGAGTGCAGAGCAGGCTTAAACCGCAAG ATGAGTGTCCAGGAGTATGAGCTGCtcaaggaggaggatgatgtaTGTATTAAGAAGTACCGAAAGCAGTGCATGCAGGAGATGCACGATAAGCTCAGCTTTGGGCCCAAGTTTGAAGGTGTGCACGACCTGGACAGCGGGGAGGCCTTCCTAGAGGTCATCGAGAAGGAGCACCACAGCACGGTGGTGATGGTCCACATCTACAAGGATGGAGTCAAAGGCTGCGAGGAGCTCAACAACTGCCTTGACTGCCTGGCCACCGAGTACACCACTGTCAAGTTCTGCAGGATTGATGCAGTAGCCTCAGGTGCCAGCGAGCGGTTCTCTGATGAAGTTTTGCCTACGTTGCTGGTGTACAAGGCGGGCGAGCTGCTCGGGAACTTCCTGGCCTGCACACAGCACCTAAACGAGGAGTTCTTCGCCACCGATGTGGAGGCTTTCCTCAATGGCTACGGCCTGCTGCCGGAGAAAGAGCTGCCCACGTtgggtgatgaagaggagaacGATGTAGAGTGA